In Oncorhynchus keta strain PuntledgeMale-10-30-2019 chromosome 19, Oket_V2, whole genome shotgun sequence, a single genomic region encodes these proteins:
- the vps28 gene encoding vacuolar protein sorting-associated protein 28 homolog: MFHGIPVTGGMGGAPANKPELYEEVKLYKNAREREKFDNMAELFAVVKTLQALEKAYIKDCVTPNEYTAACSRLLVQYKAAFKQVQGSDVGSIDDFCRKYRLDCPLAMERIKEDRPITIKDDKGNLNRCIADIVSLFITVMDKLRLEIRAMDEIQPDLRELMETMNRMSNMPPDNEAKDKVSLWLTTLSSMSASDELDDSQVRQMLFDLESAYNAFNRFLHSS; encoded by the exons ATGTTTCACGGAATACCTGTCACGGGAGGTATGGGAGGAG CTCCTGCCAATAAACCTGAATTGTATGAG GAAGTAAAATTGTACAAGAATGCAAGAGAACGAGAGAA ATTTGACAACATGGCAGAGCTGTTTGCTGTGGTGAAGACACTTCAGGCCCTGGAGAAAGCTTACATCAAAGACTGTGTGACCCCTAATGA gtACACGGCTGCTTGCTCCAGGCTGCTGGTGCAATACAAGGCTGCTTTCAAACAGGTCCAGGGATCTGACGTGGGGTCTATTGATGACTTCTGCAGGAAGTACAGA CTTGACTGCCCGCTAGCTATGGAGAGAATCAAGGAGGATCGACCAATCACCATCAAGGATGACAAGGGCAACCTGAATCGCTGCATTGCAGATATCGTATCG CTCTTTATCACTGTGATGGACAAGCTACGTCTGGAGATCCGGGCCATGGATGAG ATCCAACCAGACCTGAGAGAGCTGATGGAGACCATGAACAGAATGAGCAACATGCCCCCAGACAATGAGGCCAAGGACAAAGTCAGCCTCTG GTTGACCACTCTCAGCAGCATGTCAGCCTCTGATGAGCTGGACGACTCCCAGGTTCGCCAGATGCTGTTTGACCTGGAGTCAGCCTACAATGCCTTCAACCGCTTCTTACACTCCTCCTAA